The following proteins are co-located in the Meleagris gallopavo isolate NT-WF06-2002-E0010 breed Aviagen turkey brand Nicholas breeding stock chromosome 13, Turkey_5.1, whole genome shotgun sequence genome:
- the LOC100550763 gene encoding junctophilin-3, with amino-acid sequence MSSGGRFNFDDGGSYCGGWEDGKAHGHGICTGPKGQGEYSGSWSHGFEVLGVYTWPSGNTYQGTWAQGKRHGIGMESKGKWVYKGEWTHGFKGRYGVRECTGNGAKYEGTWSNGLQDGYGTETYSDGGTYQGQWVGGMRQGYGVRQSVPYGMAAVIRSPLRTSINSLRSEHTNGTALHPDSSPAVAGSPAVSRGGFVLMAHSDAEILKSKKKGIFRRSLLSGLKLRKSESKSSLASQRSKQSSFRSEAGMSTVSSTASDINSTISLGEGEAELSVIEDDIDATTTEIYVGEWKNDKRSGFGVSQRSDGLKYEGEWANNKRHGYGCMTFPDGTKEEGKYKQNVLVSGKRKNLIPLRASKIREKVDRAVEAAERAATIAKQKAEIAASR; translated from the exons ATGTCCAGTGGGGGAAGGTTTAATTTTGACGATGGAGGGTCGTACTGTGGAGGCTGGGAGGACGGAAAGGCTCATGGCCACGGAATCTGTACCGGCCCCAAGGGTCAAGGTGAATATTCGGGCTCCTGGAGTCACGGCTTTGAGGTGTTGGGGGTCTACACTTGGCCCAGCGGCAACACTTACCAGGGCACCTGGGCGCAGGGCAAGCGCCATGGCATTGGCATGGAGAGCAAGGGGAAGTGGGTGTACAAAGGAGAGTGGACCCACGGATTTAAGGGACGGTACGGGGTCCGAGAATGCACTGGAAATGGGGCCAAGTATGAAGGCACCTGGAGCAATGGATTACAGGATGGCTACGGGACTGAGACCTACTCGGATGGAG GGACGTATCAGGGCCAGTGGGTCGGAGGGATGCGCCAGGGGTACGGCGTCCGTCAGAGCGTTCCCTACGGCATGGCTGCGGTCATCAGGTCACCCCTGAGGACGTCCATCAACTCCCTGCGCAGCGAGCACACCAACGGCACGGCCCTGCACCCCGACTCCTCGCCTGCGGTGGCCGGCAGCCCCGCCGTGTCCCGAGGTGGCTTTGTCCTCATGGCCCACAGCGATGCCGAGATCCTCAAGAGCAAGAAGAAAGGCATCTTCCGCCGGTCGCTGCTGAGCGGGCTCAAGCTCCGTAAGTCCGAGTCCAAGAGCTCCTTGGCCAGCCAGCGGAGCAAGCAGAGCTCCTTCCGCAGCGAGGCCGGGATGAGCACGGTCAGCTCCACCGCCAGCGACATCAACTCCACCATCAGCTTGGGCGAAGGCGAGGCTGAGCTGTCTGTCATCGAAGACGACATTGATGCCACCACTACCGAGATCTACGTCGGAGAGTGGAAGAACGACAAGCGGTCGGGTTTTGGGGTGAGCCAGCGCTCCGACGGCCTGAAGTATGAGGGCGAGTGGGCCAACAACAAGCGTCACGGCTACGGCTGCATGACCTTCCCCGATGGCACCAAGGAGGAGGGCAAGTACAAGCAGAACGTCCTGGTCAGTGGCAAGAGGAAGAACCTCATCCCGCTGCGGGCCAGCAAGATCCGCGAGAAGGTGGATCGGGCCGTGGAGGCGGCCGAGAGAGCGGCCACCATCGCCAAGCAGAAAGCGGAGATCGCGGCCTCCAGGTAG